GCCTCGGGGCCGCAGGGCGCGGAGAGATAGATCGAGCGCGGCTGGTCCCAGTCCATGCCGACCGCGCGGATCGTATTGTCGAGCAGCCAGCGCTGCGCGGTGAAGCGGCGGGTGACCGGCCCGCGGCGGGCCGGGGGCGTCGCCGCCGGTGCGGCGTGATCGGGCGAGCGGTGAGCCATAGCATGACCTCCCTCGAGCTGTGGGAGCGAGCCTACTATTGTGGTGGCGTCGTGGCGACGCTAGAATTATTCACTTCCTGCTCGAAGCGCTGAACGGCGCTGGAGACGCAGATGATCAATCCTTCCCCGTCGAGTCGCTGGAAGTCCGGCCAGCTCATCTATCCCTACTCGGCGGCGGCCCCCACGAGGATCACCGTGACCGATGCTTCCGGGGTGACGCGGACCTACGGGTCGGTGGAGGAGATGCCGGCTGAGATCCGCAAGATCTACGAGCAGGTGGCGAGGGAGAGGACCAAGTGACGCCCGGCCGACCTAACGTCGTCAAGCAGCAGGTCGCGGCCCATTGGGATCGGCGGGCGCTACGCTTCGACGACGACTTTGGCCACAGCATCCGCACGCCCGCCGAGCGCGCCGCCTGGGACCGCATCCTCGATCTCGTCCTCGGAGGCCGAAGCGTACTCCACGCGCTCGATGCGGGCTGCGGCACCGGCTTCCTCGCCTTCGAGCTCGCGGCCCGCGGTCATCACGTCACCGGCGTCGATTTCGCGCCCGCGATGCTCGCCGAGGCGCGGCGCAAGACGGCCGAGCGCGGTGTCTCGATCCGGTTCGAGGAGGCCGACGCCGAGCGACTCCCGTTCATGGCCGGCAGCTTCGACCTCGCGATCAGCCGCCATCTGCTCTGGACGCTCCAGCACCCGGAGGCGGCGATTGACGAGTGGATCCGAGTGCTCCGGCCGGGAGGGCGCCTTGTCGTCGTGGATGGACAGTTCGACGCTGGCGCGGCGCCACCGTCGTCGGAGAATGCCCGCACGAGCCCGGAGTACGCGGCGGTCGGCGACCAGCTCCCATTCCTGGGGGGCCGGGCGCGGGAGGAGATCGAGACGCTGCTGAAGGCGCATGGTCTCGTGAACGTGAGCAGCGATCCCCTGCACGATCTCGTGGCGGCCCAGGAGCAGCGAATGGCCGAGGAAGGGCGGGAGCGGCGTACGCGCCGGCGCTACGCCGTCTGGGGCGACGTCGCGCGCTGAATCCTGATGACCACGACGTCCCGCGGCGCCGCCGGGCTGAGTTGCTCCATTTCTCACTCCGCGTCGAGCCGGTCCTGGAGCGCCCGTAAGACGTCGATGTAGCTGACGATTCCCAGCAGTTTCCCGGTGCTCGCCCCGACGACGGGGATCGCGCCGACCTTGTGCTCGAGCAAGAGCCGCACAAGGTCGCTCGCCCTGGCGTCGGGTACGACAGAGATGACGTCCCGACTCATGATCTTGCTGACGGGCTTCGCCATCTCCCGGTTGAGCGCGACGGCCCCCTCGACCGAGAGCAGGCGGAGGATATCCGAGAGGGGGAGATCTCGGCTGCTCAGCATCCCGACGAGGGCGCCGTCCTGGACCACCGGGACGTGTCGGATGTCGTGCTCGCTCATGAGGTCCCACGCATCGGAGATGCTCGCGTCGGGCGCGATCGTGATCGGATCCGGCGTCATCAAGTCACGTGCGGTCATGCGATCCTCCTTGACTCCCGTCTACTCTAGCCCAGCGCGGCGGCGACCTCACGCGCCCACCGCCGCATGAACGCGCGCGGGTCCGGCACGAAGCTCGTGATCACGAACTGGCGGGCGCCCGCGGCCATCGCGCGGCGGATCTGGGCGGCGCAGTCGTCCGGCGCGCCCGCGATCGCGAAGCGGTCGGCGAGGAACTCGGTCAACCCCCAGCGGTCGGTGAGATCGGCGTTCGCGGCGCCCGCGATCTCGTGCTGATGGGCGTTGTACTGGCGCTGGAGGGCCTTGATCTTCTCGTGGAGGTCGGCCGGCACGCCCTTGCCCTCGAGCGTCCCGCGAAACGCGTGGTTGGCGCTGGCGGCGAGCGCCATCTTGATGGGGCCGACCGCGTCGGCGCGCGTGTCGGCGACGTTCGTCTTGGCGAACCACCAGACGTCCACGTCGGCGAGTGTCCGGCCCGCGGCGCGCGCCCCGCGCTCGATCGCCGCGAGCGACAGGCGGATCACGTCGGGCGTCAGGCCCAGGCCGACGATCACGCCGTCCGCCAC
This genomic interval from Candidatus Methylomirabilota bacterium contains the following:
- a CDS encoding class I SAM-dependent methyltransferase, with the translated sequence MTPGRPNVVKQQVAAHWDRRALRFDDDFGHSIRTPAERAAWDRILDLVLGGRSVLHALDAGCGTGFLAFELAARGHHVTGVDFAPAMLAEARRKTAERGVSIRFEEADAERLPFMAGSFDLAISRHLLWTLQHPEAAIDEWIRVLRPGGRLVVVDGQFDAGAAPPSSENARTSPEYAAVGDQLPFLGGRAREEIETLLKAHGLVNVSSDPLHDLVAAQEQRMAEEGRERRTRRRYAVWGDVAR
- a CDS encoding LLM class flavin-dependent oxidoreductase yields the protein GDSAVSTIGAPPATVAGLEDAVVTLRRLTSGEPVEREGRRWQVHRSARRVPVYLAAEGPRTLELAGRVADGVIVGLGLTPDVIRLSLAAIERGARAAGRTLADVDVWWFAKTNVADTRADAVGPIKMALAASANHAFRGTLEGKGVPADLHEKIKALQRQYNAHQHEIAGAANADLTDRWGLTEFLADRFAIAGAPDDCAAQIRRAMAAGARQFVITSFVPDPRAFMRRWAREVAAALG
- a CDS encoding CBS domain-containing protein; translation: MTARDLMTPDPITIAPDASISDAWDLMSEHDIRHVPVVQDGALVGMLSSRDLPLSDILRLLSVEGAVALNREMAKPVSKIMSRDVISVVPDARASDLVRLLLEHKVGAIPVVGASTGKLLGIVSYIDVLRALQDRLDAE